In Nocardioides sp. WS12, the DNA window CAACCTCAAGCACATGGTCCGCTACCCGTCGCTCACGATCATGCTGATCGCCCAGCCGGTGCTCTTCCTGCTGCTGTTCGTCTACGTCTTCGGCGGCACCATGGGCGCCGGACTGCCCGGCGGCGGCGGTCGCGACGACTACCTCGCCTACGTGTCGCCGGCCATCCTGCTCGTGACCGTCTGCTCGGTCGCGCTCAGCATCGCGATCTATGCCGCCAAGGACGCCACCGAGGGGATCATCGACCGGTTCCGGACGATGCCGATCGCGAAGTCGTCGGTGCTGTCCGGACTCGTCCTCGCTGCGCTGGTGCAGACCGCCCTGGCCCTGACGGTGGTGCTGTTGCTCGCCGTCGCGCTCGGCTGGCGTCCGGATGCCGGGCCGGTCGGCTGGCTGGGGGCGATCGGCGTCCTGACCCTGCTCGCCATCGCGCTGACCTGGCTCTGCGTTGCCCTTGGCCTCGCCGCGGACAGTGTGGAGACGGCCAGCAACAGCCCGATGTTCCTGGTGCTGCTGCCCTTCATCTCCAGCGCGTTCGTGCCGACCGAGTCCATGTCGACCGGACTGGCCTGGGTGGCGGAGAACCAGCCCTTCACGCCGATCATCGACACCCTCCGTGCCTGCTTCGAGGGCCGTGCTCCGGGTGCCGACCTGGCGTGGGCGATCGGCTGGTGCGTGCTGATCACCGTGCTGAGTTTCGCGTGGGCGCGCCGACTCTTCGCCCGGGCTCAGGCACGCTGATCCCATGCTGACGATTGGTGAGCTGGCGTCGTACGCCGGAGTGACGGTGCGCGCCGTACGCCACTATCACGCGAAGGGGCTGATGCCGGAGCCCGAGCGGGACCACTCCGGCTACCGGCGGTACGACGCCAGGGCGGTCGCCGATCTGATCAAGATCCGCACGCTGGCGGAGGCCGGCGTCCCCCTCGCGCGGGTCCAGGAACTGTTGGCCGCCGAGCCGGACGAGTTCGCGGCTGCGGTGACCGACATCGACCAGCGGCTGCGGGCCGAGATCCGGGAGCGGCAGCGGCACCGCGAGCGGATCGCCCAGCTTGCGGCCGGCGACAACCTCGCCCTGCCGCCCGAAGCGGTGGCCTACCTCGACCGGTTGCGGGCCGCCGGCGTCTCGGAACGCCTGATCGAGGGTGAGCGCGATGCCTGGATCCTCGTGGCGGCGCAACTGCCGGAGCACATGCCGTTGTTCATGGAGCTCAAGGGAAACCAACTGGACGAACCGGTCGTCGCTGACTTCTACCGTGACCTCAACGAAGCGCTCGACTGGGCGCCCGACGACCCGCGTCTCCCGGGGTTCGCGGACCGGATGGTGGCGATGTTCGAGGCTGGCGAGCCCGCCGACGTCGAGGAGTGGGAGGACTTCCCGTTGCCAGGCGACCTGGTGGAGCTGCTCGACGCAGTGTTCCTCGACGCGGTGCCGCTCGCCCGCACCTTGCTCGGACTCCTCGAGGAGCGCGGCTGGACCGGGTGGACGAAGCTCGAGCGGATCTGAGTGGCTCAGGACGTCATACGAATTGGTCGCTCAAGCAGCCAATTCGTCTGACGTTGTGGGCTACGAGCGAGCCTTGTCCCGGCGTCGCTCCAGCCTGGTCAGGAGCTGGGGGAGTTCCGCGTCCCATTCCGCTTGTCCTTCAGCCACCCATTGCGCTACCTCCTCGGCGGTGATCTCAGGCGGCAACTGGAGGTTCTCGATCCCGGCCAACGACGCGTCGAAACGGAGGTAGAACTGGTGCGAGTGGCCGAAGTCTCCGAGACCAGTGAGGTCGGGACGGTCGCCTTCGGCTCCGTTCGCCCACCGCTGCCGCTGTTCGCGCGGCCACATGAACTCCAGCACCAGACGATCGACACCATCCACCTGGTCGTCGTACTGCTCGAACAGCGACGCCAGAGGGGCGAGGTCGTCGATGCCCGCGAAGTAGCCGACAGACATGGGGAACTCGGCGAAGTCGGTGATCTTCCGCGCCGCGCGGCCCTTCAGCCGTCGTCGGACCCACTCCGTCACCGCAGGAGCGGCTGCTCCGCTCGTGTCCCAGCGCCGCAGCAGCATCAGGCCGACGGTCTGGTTGTGCAGGTTCCGCTCCTTGAGGGCGAGCGCATAGAGGTGGACGTGGTCCGCTGCCGATTGGTGGGCGCCGAGAGCCTGCAACGCGGAGTCGCGCTCCGCGCCAGACGATTTCGCCGAGCCATCGACGATGGCTACGAGCAGTTCGAGGGCGCGGGTGCCGCCGACACGGCCCAGCGTGAACAGCAGGGCAATTCGATCCTCCGCCGACCCGTACGGCAAGACAGACAGGATGCGATCCTCCAGGTCCGCGTCCACCGGGCCGTCGGTCAACGACCCGCTCGCTCCGCCAGTCGTACGGCGGCGTGCTGGACGATCGCGGTTTCCTCACCGTCGCGCGCCGCCTCGTGGGGGACCGCGCCGCCGAGCAGGCCCGCCGGCTGGGTGAGCCACGCCCACACCTGCCATGCATCCATCGTCGAGGCGAGCAGCGGTTCGAGCACGGGGCCGAGCTCGGCCCGGACCTCGCCGGAATCGTCCAGCTGGAACGCAGGGATCAGGGTTCCGCCGTCGTGCGACACGACCAGCAGGGCCTTCCGCTCCGCGGCCTTGTGTACGGCGAACCGGGTCGCGTTCTCCGATGTGCCCCGAACCTCAGCGAGGCTCGCGTAGCTGTGCGACGTCGTGGCGAGCAGGGTCGTGCGGACCTGCGCCTGCCGCCGCAACTGCACGAGCGCCAGCGGGACCGCGTGCGCCGGGTCGTCGCCGTCCTGGTGCAGCATCTGGTCCAGTGCCTGGATCTGCTCGTCGTTCATCGGCAGCCCGGTCGCGGGGTCGCGCCACTGTGCGTTCCCGTCGGCGTCCCGCTCGAAGGTCGGCAGGCCGGCTTCGCTCAGGTGCTCGGCGAGGTCGAGCTCCTCGAGCCACCCCGCCAGCTGCGTCCCGACCTCGGTGGTCCCCGAAGCGGTCGACTGGCAGGCGTGGGACTCGTCGTGCATGGATCCAGCCTCCCACCGGACCCGGGCCGATTCGACCGGGGGTCAGCTGGTGATCGGGGCGGGCTCGGTGCGCCCGACGATCAGCCGGTCGAGGGAGATCCGGCCGGCTCCGGTGCCGGCCAGGACGAGGGCGAGGAACCCGATCACACCGACCAGTTCCCAGCCACCGGCCGAAGAGAGCACCTCGGTGCCGCGGTGCGCGTACCAGAACGCGCCGGCCATCTGGCCCACGACGAGCAGCCCGGCCAGCGGGGTGAGCAGCCCGGCGATGAGCAGGGCGCCGCCACCGATCTCCGCCACCAGCGCGTAGCCGGCCGCGACCTCCGGCATCGGGATCCCCATGGCCGCGAAGCCGTCGGCGGTGGGGCCGAAGCCCGACTCGAGCTTGTCCAGGCCGTGGGTGAGCAGCACGACGCCCAGACCCAGGCGGGCGACGAGCAGGACGATGTCGCGCAGGGCAGCGGGCGTGCTGAATCCGAGAAGTGCGTGCATGGGGGCCTCCGAGTAGGGCGTCATTGATGAGCGGCTCAAGGTAGTTGAACCTTCATCCAGATGCTGCCGCACGAACCTGTGGGGTTCCTGAAGGAATCCCGTGCACCTCCGGTCAGGTCTCCGGTCTGGTGGTGGTGCGGTCCGGGCTTCGGCGGGGCCGGAGCACCACCAGGGCAACGACCAGCGCCGCCGCCATCATGGTGACCGGGAGCCAGAACGCCGACTGCACCGCCGCGCTGACGTCGGGTGCGAGGACCAGTCGTTCCGCCGGAGACAGCCGCTGCAGGTCGCCGATCCCGTCGTCGCCCAACTGGGGGAGCCGCGTCGACAACTGGCCCGCGAGCAGGACCGCCACAGCGGCCGTGGTGACCGAGGTGGCCAGCTGGTTGAGGACGTTGATCATCGTGCTGCCGGACGGGATGTCGTCGTCGGCCAGGTCCCGGGTCGCCAGCGTGATCGTCGGCAGCATGGTCGCTCCGGCCCCGGTCGTGCCGAGCATCAGGAACGGCACCAGCGACCAGTACGACGCATCGGCAGCCAGTTGCAGGGTGAAGCCGCCGTAGCCGATCACGGCCAGCGCGATCCCGGTCGAGATGACCCGCACGGGCGGCACCCGGTCGATCAGTCGGCCGGACACCTGGATCGAGATCCC includes these proteins:
- a CDS encoding MerR family transcriptional regulator, translating into MLTIGELASYAGVTVRAVRHYHAKGLMPEPERDHSGYRRYDARAVADLIKIRTLAEAGVPLARVQELLAAEPDEFAAAVTDIDQRLRAEIRERQRHRERIAQLAAGDNLALPPEAVAYLDRLRAAGVSERLIEGERDAWILVAAQLPEHMPLFMELKGNQLDEPVVADFYRDLNEALDWAPDDPRLPGFADRMVAMFEAGEPADVEEWEDFPLPGDLVELLDAVFLDAVPLARTLLGLLEERGWTGWTKLERI
- a CDS encoding DoxX family protein: MHALLGFSTPAALRDIVLLVARLGLGVVLLTHGLDKLESGFGPTADGFAAMGIPMPEVAAGYALVAEIGGGALLIAGLLTPLAGLLVVGQMAGAFWYAHRGTEVLSSAGGWELVGVIGFLALVLAGTGAGRISLDRLIVGRTEPAPITS
- a CDS encoding ABC transporter permease: MTTLALTARDSVTMLRRNLKHMVRYPSLTIMLIAQPVLFLLLFVYVFGGTMGAGLPGGGGRDDYLAYVSPAILLVTVCSVALSIAIYAAKDATEGIIDRFRTMPIAKSSVLSGLVLAALVQTALALTVVLLLAVALGWRPDAGPVGWLGAIGVLTLLAIALTWLCVALGLAADSVETASNSPMFLVLLPFISSAFVPTESMSTGLAWVAENQPFTPIIDTLRACFEGRAPGADLAWAIGWCVLITVLSFAWARRLFARAQAR